One genomic segment of Alphaproteobacteria bacterium includes these proteins:
- a CDS encoding ShlB/FhaC/HecB family hemolysin secretion/activation protein translates to MIPPSAEPRLGPREIPVPQADLELTIPAQPRAPERRAVDELRFPVTRIAVEGGTVYPPEVLAQDYGALIGDTVGLSSIVEAAEKIEARYRADGYVLTRAFVPPQRVGDGTFRIQIVEGFLGRIVFDGGSEPVRERITAYMRRAFDGRPVNVKWIERGLLLAGDLSGVVAAGTLAPGDTPGASDLNVKIAEKPVSAGVTLGNRGSKFQGPWSLSGDATFSGLLGLTEQVGVTLTTVPNDTREMRQAALRYSQPIGGDGLTLGWDTTYSWGWPGHTLKSLRVNTVAWRVGPRLSYPVIRSRRENLTLDSSIFFATTRTLVGATLQTNEQYTAGDMRATYTHVGFLQGATVMSLGYTRGLGIGSTEEGNNLLSRTAANPNFHKWTAELRRIQILPEKFSVQWVGSGQATSSVLFAGEEFALGGSRFGRGYDPSEITGRNAFGQGVDLRYGDLAGDGWQPYVFYDAGWAWNRRTGGASQTQFLSSAGFGVRVQPDSWISGGLELAKPLTRPPGQAEGEHPWRLLMDVSARF, encoded by the coding sequence GTGATCCCGCCCTCGGCCGAGCCGCGATTGGGCCCGCGCGAAATTCCCGTCCCGCAGGCCGATCTCGAGCTCACCATTCCCGCCCAGCCGCGCGCGCCCGAACGCCGCGCGGTGGACGAGCTGCGTTTCCCCGTCACGCGCATCGCCGTCGAGGGCGGCACGGTCTACCCGCCCGAGGTGCTGGCGCAGGATTACGGCGCGCTGATCGGCGACACCGTAGGGTTGTCTTCGATCGTCGAGGCGGCGGAGAAAATCGAAGCGCGCTATCGCGCCGACGGTTACGTCCTCACGCGCGCTTTCGTGCCGCCGCAACGCGTGGGCGACGGCACGTTCCGCATCCAGATCGTCGAAGGCTTCCTCGGCCGCATCGTGTTCGATGGCGGCAGCGAGCCGGTGCGCGAGCGCATCACCGCCTATATGCGCCGCGCGTTCGACGGGCGGCCGGTCAACGTCAAATGGATCGAGCGCGGATTGCTGCTCGCGGGCGATTTGTCGGGCGTCGTCGCGGCGGGCACGCTGGCGCCGGGCGACACGCCGGGCGCTTCCGACCTCAACGTTAAAATCGCCGAGAAGCCGGTCTCCGCCGGCGTCACGCTCGGCAATCGCGGCTCGAAATTCCAAGGCCCGTGGTCGCTTTCGGGCGACGCGACTTTCAGCGGTCTTTTGGGCCTTACCGAGCAAGTCGGCGTGACGCTGACCACGGTGCCCAACGACACGCGCGAGATGCGCCAAGCGGCGTTGCGCTACAGCCAGCCGATCGGCGGCGACGGGCTGACCTTGGGCTGGGACACGACCTATTCCTGGGGCTGGCCCGGCCATACGCTGAAATCCTTGCGCGTCAACACGGTGGCGTGGCGCGTGGGCCCGCGCCTTTCGTATCCGGTGATCCGTTCGCGGCGCGAAAATCTGACGCTCGATTCGTCGATCTTCTTCGCGACGACGCGCACGCTGGTCGGCGCCACGCTGCAAACCAACGAGCAATATACCGCCGGCGACATGCGCGCGACCTATACGCATGTCGGCTTCCTGCAGGGCGCCACGGTCATGTCGCTGGGATACACGCGGGGGTTGGGTATCGGCTCGACCGAGGAAGGCAACAATTTGTTGTCGCGCACGGCGGCCAACCCGAATTTCCACAAATGGACGGCGGAGCTGCGCCGCATCCAGATCCTGCCGGAAAAATTCAGCGTGCAATGGGTCGGCAGCGGTCAGGCGACATCGTCGGTGCTGTTCGCGGGCGAGGAATTCGCGCTGGGCGGGTCGCGCTTCGGGCGCGGCTACGACCCGTCGGAAATCACCGGGCGCAATGCCTTCGGCCAGGGCGTCGATCTGCGTTACGGCGACCTGGCGGGCGATGGCTGGCAGCCATACGTCTTTTATGACGCGGGCTGGGCCTGGAACCGCCGGACGGGCGGCGCCTCGCAGACGCAATTTTTGTCGTCCGCGGGGTTCGGCGTGCGCGTTCAGCCGGATAGCTGGATCTCCGGCGGGTTGGAGCTGGCCAAGCCGCTGACCCGGCCACCGGGCCAAGCCGAAGGCG